The DNA segment gatcatggtctttccaaatgcGGAAGGGACAATAGACACTCGCATGGCCAGAATTGCATAACTCCTCACTAATAAGGAAGATCACACACTTGCTTTGTTAGTGATGGCAGACATTGATCGAGCATTGACATTGTATAAAACCAGGCCTCaattcttcgagggttgcaacatTCTTCTTCAAATATGGTTGATCGAATATCTCCGTTGTCACCCCAAATTCATAAGTTACGGTACGGATGGGAACAACTTCATAAAGAGTCATGAGTAGAGGGTAAAAGATTACAAAACTCCAGAAGGTTTTGAGGCTTGGGTTTCCCACTTAAGGACTCTAAAGGCAAGTCAAATTAAATGGACTCTAGGGTGGCTTCCGGTAACAGAAATCATATACATGATAGCTTCAAAAGGATACTTGATGATGATGGGCCTGAGGAGTATCCAACCAGATGCACCGCAAAGAGTTCTAAGGCAACTGGGAAGGTATCAAGTGGTACCCAAAGAtgtagatttgagtacccaagtcatTGAGCTACACCTAGAAGCAACATTGCCTGAGGCTTTAGTCTAACGGgattggaatggttgtcgatatCTGAAAAGTGACACCTAGGTGTCGGATCTTGCGAGAGGGGAAGTGGATCCGAATTATACTGCGTGGTTTGAGAGAAGGTTTTGTGCAAATGATGAGCCAGAGCCCGAGCCAGATCCTGAAAGACCCCCCAAGAGAcctcatgttcaagcttttgatgataaaatccGGAAAAGGTTGGCTTGGGGagagaaggagaaaaaatatcaagccACCATTTACGCTTTGCAAGAAGAATTGAGAAATATCGTACTCAATAACTATCTACAAGCACAAGAAGTTGAAGGTGAAAGAATAAGGTTGGTCCAAGAAAATGAATCTCTCCTGCCCAAGTTcgaaaaatgaaaatagcagctaAGGACCCGGGCAGAAGCAGAACAGATGAAAGGCTCATCTACAACCTTAAGCAAAAATTACGTGACTTTGAGGATGATTTGCAAAATACTGAGTCCGAGCTAGTAAAAGTAAGAACAAAATTGGCCAAAAATGCAGAAGAACAGGTAACTTTCATTCGACAATTGAAGGAAAGATATCACAGAGGGGTCATGGGTTGGAAAAAGTAGCATAATAGCCTTGAGGGCGAAATGACTAAACAAGCCAAGAGCTTCAAAGCCGagagggaacattgctacacttTAATGGCACAGCTAGAGGGAGAACTACAACATTTGTAAGAATAGAATCATACGCCCACCTGGGTTTTGGAGGCTAGAtctcagcagattgggcgtttgttgcaagaaaagggcatcatcAGAGAAAGGGTTAGAAGAATCGTCGACTACATTGTCATGAAGTGCAATGAGTGCGAGGACATGACCAAGTCCATGTTCTTCACCACAGTCATGATCTTTGATCGCCAGATAATGGATGATCTCTATCGCCTCTAGGATGACATGGCGCATAGGACTGCAGCAAGACCAGTTGGTGTTCCTAGGACAGGATTGGAGGCATTGATGTACTCCtgattgttttctctttttcgagTTTGTATTTTCATTCCTAAAGTCTGTTTCGAGTATGTTTTAGTTTTCAATTCTCAAGTATGTAGGAtcgagtctttgtaatagaggaaaattagaagttttgttttaatgaaatttgaaaaaccaaaatgttttatttattttgcatttattccttgaactacgtaatggtctgattcatgtggcatcgtgatacgtaggaaatcctcatcggatccgatcatgatttttgtaaataactcaactaaaagagaaaatgtggaaaagagaaaaccaaaaaagaaaaacaaaaagaaaagagagaaaacaaggaaaagaaaatagaacaagagagaaaataagagtaCAAAAGAGTGCAAGAGAGGAGATCGAGGAGATAAACAAAGCTGGGATGAGACATGCAATTGTTGCAagacatgtagaaacacatttaactttataggtgcatcacacccccaaaGTGTGATTCTATATGTGTTaattgtttcaaactaaccggtttgttATCTATTGCTGAGTATAGGTTATgtttttaaggtggttggtttgtggtaacctggcttcacacccatactttacaagatccaagaGCAGTGCAGAAACGTCATCAGAAGGTCATCAACCAACAATTCCCATCCCAGAAGATAGCCCGCTATCGGTTATCCTAACTTCAGAGTCAGCGACAGCTGAAGAGAATAGGGCACTGCGCCTCCACGTgctggaaatgtgggacgcctggtccaATGGTAGAGAGCCGCCAAGTTCCATACCCGATTTCCCTGAGCTACTTCCCAGAGCAAGTGGAAATTCCAACATCCTAATAAATTACCCGAATACGCCACTTGGATACCCCACCATCTCAGCCCACTTCaccggaacaccttctgaggtcgCCCCCAGGTGGTTTCGGGAGTGGCCTCTAACATATTTACCGCACCACCAACCCCGGATGTGGTACAGCTGACTGTGCCCAGGCCAAGCTTTGATCCATCATCCTTCCCTTTCCAAGTACAATCTTTTCCACCAGAACCTAcccatttcaccaccaattcttacCCTCAACAACCCCGGTACGAGTTTACCGCGGGATAAGAGAAAGCTACAAAGaacccgagcaagaggaaatcacTCGAAAAATGGGGAGCATGGAACAGAGCCTAAAAAAATATACAAGGTTTGAGCGGCCAAAAGAGTGTATCCTACGCTGATCTATGTATTTCTCGCATGTGCATTTGCCCCTCGGCTTCAAAAACCCCAAGTTcgaaaagtatgacgggcacggggatcccatagcccacctcaaaaggtattgCAATTAATTAAGAGGGGCAGGCGGAAAGGAAGAACTCTTAATGGCTTATTTCGGAGAGAGTCTAGTTGGCATTGCATccgagtggtacatggaccaagacATGTCTCGTTGGCACATATGGGATGATCTGGCCCGAGATTTCATCAGACAATTTCAGTACAACATAGACATAGCTCCCAACAGGAATTTCCTATCAAATCTCAAAAAGAAGTCATCGAAAAGTTTCCGAGAATATACTGTTAAATGGTGCGAGCAAACGGCCAGAGTCAAGCCCTCGATGGATGAAACTGAAATGGTCAGTGTTATTCTACAAGACCAAAAGGCTGATTACTTTCAGAATGTGATATCTGCAATGGGAAAGCCATTTGTTGAGGCTATCAAGATTGGTGAGATGGTCGAAAATGGTCTAAAAACAGGTCGCATATTGAGCCAATCTGCCATAAGAGCTACATCCCAAGCAATCCAAAGCGGGTCAGGAGGTGTAGCaaacagaaagaagaaagaagaggtggCGATGTCGGCGTCAAGTCTGAGAAACCCCCATCCACCCAAAGGTTACTTCCCTCCAAGCACCCCACAACATTATTATCCTCATCAGGATGTGGCCTATGTTATGGCTCCTCAACCGTACGCAGTAATGAACGCCCAACCATACGCTCGGCCACAACAACAGTTTAACCAAAACTGAGCTCCATTTTTTagaaataaccctcctcaccaagctccatataatcgcCATCCCCCTCAAAATAATTTTCCATACAATGCCTGTGCTTGGGAGCCACCCAGAAGAACAAACTTCacgcctattggtgaatcatactctagcctttccctaaactggtccaaatgggtttgttgcaacCCGTACCCCAAACCAAGCAAAACCTAGAGTCGCCATCCTACCGACCCGGTACTCGATGTGCGTACCATTCGGGAGTAGAAGGGCTTGACACTGAAGACTGTTGGACTCTCAGAAGGGCAATCAAAAACTTAATAGAGCAAAAGAGGGTAGTACTGAAAGATGAAGAAATCCCCAATATGACAAATAACCCATTGTCGACCCATAACAACGGGCTAGTTATCGGGATGATTTATGAATATAAAGAGTTTGACCCAGCTCTAAAAGCCATCATTGCCATTGCCGATTTTGAAAAGAGGACAAGGTCGGTTGCAAAGCAAGGCAAGGGGGAGAAAAAGAGCAACTCCACCcctcaaaatgaagaaaagactGTGGAAAACAAAACAGGGGCAGTACCTCCTAAAGACGCCATTTTTTATGTTCCCCGAGCTCACAGGAAAGAACAATTGGTGTTGAGTCCTCCTAAGAGGTTCGAGCTGAACAAGGGACCCAAGATGTATGTACCCAAAGGCCTATGAAAGACCCCACTGCAGTCCCTTGGAACTACAACAGAGCAATTGTACGCAGGGGAAGTAAATGAAACCATCCCAACTAGGAGGTACTTCAATCTGGaagaagtgaacaatgccaaGCAGAAGCGCTTCCTACTCAAAAAGCTAGTTAGTGccgaagaagcagaggaattcttcCGAAGAATGAAAACTGCGGACTACGAGGTAATTGACCAACTTTGAAAGTCTCCCTGCTCAGTACTCGCTTTTGTCTCTACTGATAAGCTTGAATGAGCATCAGAAAGTGCTGATAAAGACCCTCAATGAAGCCTATGTTCCGATTGAAACCACTGTGGAGAAATTGGAaaggatggcagaaagattcttcgcagtCCATCAGGTTTCCTTTAGCAAGAATGATTTGCCCCCAGAAGGTGGCGCCCACAACAAAGCCCTCCATTTGACAGTTAAATGTGAGGGGTATTATGTGAAAAGAGGCATGCTGGATGGTGGATCCGGAGTTgatatctgccctctctcaactttgcaaagaatggaTATTGGGAGTGAGAGAATTAGGCCTAACAATGTCTGTGTGCGtgcctttgatggcatcaagagagacaccataggcgagatcgatttgattttgactatcGGTCCTATTGATTTCGAAGTGACATTTCAGGTCCTGGACATGAATACCTCCTATAATTTT comes from the Nicotiana sylvestris chromosome 4, ASM39365v2, whole genome shotgun sequence genome and includes:
- the LOC138889768 gene encoding uncharacterized protein, with amino-acid sequence MAYFGESLVGIASEWYMDQDMSRWHIWDDLARDFIRQFQYNIDIAPNRNFLSNLKKKSSKSFREYTVKWCEQTARVKPSMDETEMVSVILQDQKADYFQNVISAMGKPFVEAIKIGEMVENGLKTGRILSQSAIRATSQAIQSGSGGVANRKKKEEVAMSASSLRNPHPPKGYFPPSTPQHYYPHQDVAYVMAPQPRAIKNLIEQKRVVLKDEEIPNMTNNPLSTHNNGLVIGMIYEYKEFDPALKAIIAIADFEKRTRSVAKQGKGEKKSNSTPQNEEKTVENKTGAVPPKDAIFYVPRAHRKEQLVLSPPKRFELNKGPKMRYFNLEEVNNAKQKRFLLKKLVSAEEAEEFFRRMKTADYEKVLIKTLNEAYVPIETTVEKLERMAERFFAVHQVSFSKNDLPPEGGAHNKALHLTVKCEGYYVKRGMLDGGSGVDICPLSTLQRMDIGSERIRPNNVCVRAFDGIKRDTIGEIDLILTIGPIDFEVTFQVLDMNTSYNFLLGKPWIHAVGVVPSTLHKMVKFEHEDQEIVVHGEDEQSIYRDSSVPCPEAREGSEHIVYQAFEVVVADQCEEGSPCPQPFLSNASIMVATKMIKHGYNPGKGLRESLQGITEPITPVASEKFFGVGFYATETDLTWENE